A part of Kitasatospora acidiphila genomic DNA contains:
- a CDS encoding group II truncated hemoglobin, with protein MIIEYIRYRIDGARREAFEQAYQRAADALQQAEQCVDYELTRCTEDPRDYILRIRWTSAEDHLQGFRKGEHFAAFFAEIRPYVQDIEEMRHYEATPVAGRGGSTPTLYEWAGGQPALERLFTRFYQRVDEDPLLAPVFADKEPDHALSVAAWLGEVFGGPARYSTERGGHRHMAARHLGRGITEQQRRRWVALLLDTADEVELPADPEFRAVLAYYLEWGTRMALLYSGPTPPPLPETPMPRWDWGITPPYRG; from the coding sequence ATGATTATCGAGTACATCCGCTACCGCATCGACGGCGCCCGCCGCGAGGCCTTCGAACAGGCCTACCAGCGGGCCGCCGACGCCCTGCAACAAGCCGAGCAGTGCGTGGACTACGAGCTGACCCGCTGCACCGAGGACCCCCGGGACTACATCCTGCGGATCCGCTGGACCTCCGCCGAGGACCACCTCCAGGGCTTCCGCAAGGGCGAGCACTTCGCGGCCTTCTTCGCCGAGATCCGCCCGTACGTCCAGGACATCGAGGAGATGCGGCACTACGAGGCGACCCCGGTGGCCGGCCGGGGAGGCTCCACCCCGACGCTGTACGAATGGGCCGGCGGGCAGCCCGCGTTGGAGCGGCTGTTCACCAGGTTCTACCAGCGGGTGGACGAAGACCCGCTGCTGGCACCGGTCTTCGCCGACAAGGAGCCCGACCACGCACTGAGCGTCGCGGCCTGGCTGGGCGAGGTGTTCGGCGGTCCGGCCCGCTACAGCACCGAACGCGGCGGCCACCGCCACATGGCGGCCCGCCACCTGGGTCGCGGCATCACCGAGCAGCAGCGGCGCCGGTGGGTCGCACTGCTGCTGGACACCGCTGACGAGGTGGAACTGCCTGCCGACCCCGAGTTCCGCGCCGTCCTCGCCTACTACCTGGAGTGGGGCACCCGGATGGCCCTGCTCTACTCGGGCCCGACCCCGCCCCCGCTGCCGGAAACGCCGATGCCGCGCTGGGACTGGGGCATCACCCCGCCGTACCGGGGCTGA
- a CDS encoding FAD-dependent monooxygenase translates to MTSTVTESEVAVVGAGPTGLLLAGDLAAAGVKVVVLEKRAAESNLTRAFAVHARSLEQLDARGLADELIATGTPVSRLRLFNNLELDLGQLPSRFPFVLITPQSHTERLLQERALKAGAVLLRDHRVTGLRQDADGVTLQAQTADGPVSHRARYVVGADGVRSSVRELAGIPFPGESVVNSVVLADVRLERTPGELLSVGATGDGFAFVVPFGDGWYRVIAWDRHHQLPDDAPVELADLAELTRRALGEDYGLHDPRWMSRFHSDERQAPRYRDGRVLLAGDAAHCHSPAGGQGMNTGLQDAANLSWKLAAVVHGQAPESLLDSYQDERHPVGKLVLRLSGGLIRMALAQSTPLRAVRSMVGGMGGVVNPLVARGARLVSGIGIHYRAEPGSHPLAGKRVPDLRLAQDAPDAPGRLYEALRAGKFVLVSTDERAPGSVFSGLEPEVTAPWRGRLVHAAPADPHGKLRATVLLVRPDGYAAWAASDPSREELRRALVRWVGEPAGE, encoded by the coding sequence ATGACCAGTACGGTGACGGAGTCGGAGGTCGCGGTGGTCGGTGCCGGGCCGACCGGGCTGCTGCTGGCCGGGGATCTGGCGGCCGCCGGGGTCAAGGTGGTGGTGCTGGAGAAGCGCGCCGCGGAGTCCAACCTGACCCGGGCGTTCGCCGTGCACGCCCGCTCCCTGGAGCAGTTGGACGCCCGGGGCCTGGCCGATGAGCTGATCGCCACCGGCACCCCGGTCAGCCGGCTGCGGCTGTTCAACAACCTGGAGCTGGACCTCGGGCAGTTGCCCAGCCGGTTCCCGTTCGTGCTGATCACCCCCCAGTCGCACACCGAACGGCTGCTCCAGGAGCGGGCGTTGAAGGCCGGCGCGGTGCTGCTGCGGGACCACCGGGTGACCGGTCTGCGGCAGGACGCCGACGGGGTGACGCTGCAGGCGCAGACCGCCGACGGGCCGGTGAGCCACCGCGCCCGATACGTGGTGGGGGCCGACGGGGTGCGCAGCTCGGTGCGCGAGCTGGCCGGCATCCCGTTCCCCGGCGAGTCGGTGGTCAACTCGGTGGTGCTGGCGGACGTTCGGCTGGAGCGGACGCCGGGCGAGCTGCTGTCGGTCGGCGCCACCGGCGACGGCTTCGCCTTCGTGGTGCCGTTCGGGGACGGCTGGTACCGGGTGATCGCCTGGGACCGCCACCACCAACTCCCGGACGACGCACCGGTGGAGCTGGCCGACCTGGCCGAGCTGACCCGCCGGGCGCTGGGCGAGGACTACGGGCTGCACGACCCCCGCTGGATGTCCCGGTTCCACAGCGACGAGCGGCAGGCGCCGCGCTACCGGGACGGCCGGGTGCTGCTGGCCGGGGACGCCGCGCACTGCCACTCCCCGGCCGGCGGGCAGGGCATGAACACCGGCCTGCAGGACGCCGCCAACCTCAGCTGGAAGCTGGCCGCGGTGGTCCACGGGCAGGCACCGGAGAGCCTGTTGGACAGCTACCAGGACGAGCGGCACCCGGTCGGCAAGCTGGTGCTGCGGCTGTCCGGCGGGCTGATCCGGATGGCGCTGGCGCAGTCCACCCCGCTGCGGGCGGTGCGCTCGATGGTCGGCGGGATGGGCGGGGTGGTCAACCCGCTGGTGGCGCGCGGCGCCCGGCTGGTCTCCGGGATCGGGATCCACTACCGCGCCGAGCCGGGCTCGCACCCGCTGGCCGGCAAGCGGGTGCCGGACCTGCGACTGGCCCAGGACGCCCCGGACGCCCCCGGCCGGCTCTACGAGGCGTTGCGGGCCGGGAAGTTCGTGCTGGTGAGCACCGACGAGCGGGCACCCGGCTCGGTCTTCAGCGGGCTGGAGCCGGAGGTCACGGCGCCCTGGCGGGGTCGGCTGGTGCACGCGGCCCCCGCCGACCCGCACGGCAAGCTGCGGGCCACCGTGCTGCTGGTGCGCCCGGACGGCTACGCGGCCTGGGCGGCGTCCGACCCCAGCCGGGAGGAGCTGCGCCGGGCCCTGGTGCGGTGGGTGGGCGAGCCCGCCGGGGAGTGA
- a CDS encoding oxygenase MpaB family protein has product MKRFDRLRQIRRLDPERDCLEIYRLSSAYEFPWDHTRALELALYRTYAVPSIGRLLDRTAELTDRSQKRYDDTSLLLGAVVEHGFDSERGRMAIRRINRMHHRYDISNEDMRYVLCTFVVVPKRWIAEYGWRRLSEHELRATAAYYRRLGELMGIQDLPSTHQEFEECLDAYEAEHFGWDEGARRVSDATLGLMASWYPAPLRPAVRAASRALLDEPLRRAFRYPDPAPLTVSLVSGALRLRARVVRALPPRRRPHWTRQNPEIRSYRAGFRIPELGTFPSAGAGCPVRPSGPPPAEG; this is encoded by the coding sequence ATGAAGCGCTTCGACCGCCTGCGCCAGATCCGCCGTCTCGACCCGGAGCGGGACTGCCTGGAGATCTACCGGCTCTCCTCGGCCTACGAGTTCCCGTGGGACCACACCAGGGCCCTGGAGCTGGCGCTCTACCGCACCTACGCGGTGCCGAGCATCGGGCGGCTGCTGGACCGGACGGCCGAACTGACCGACCGGTCCCAGAAGCGCTACGACGACACCTCGCTGCTGCTGGGCGCGGTGGTGGAGCACGGCTTCGACAGCGAGCGCGGCCGGATGGCGATCCGCCGGATCAACCGGATGCACCACCGCTACGACATCAGCAACGAGGACATGCGCTACGTGCTCTGCACCTTCGTGGTGGTGCCCAAGCGGTGGATCGCCGAGTACGGCTGGCGGCGTCTCAGCGAGCACGAACTGCGGGCCACCGCCGCCTACTACCGGCGGCTCGGCGAGCTGATGGGCATCCAGGACCTCCCGAGCACCCACCAGGAGTTCGAGGAGTGCCTGGACGCCTACGAGGCCGAGCACTTCGGTTGGGACGAGGGGGCCCGCCGGGTCTCCGACGCCACGTTGGGGCTGATGGCCTCCTGGTACCCGGCACCGCTGCGGCCGGCGGTCAGGGCGGCCAGTCGGGCGCTGCTCGACGAGCCGCTGCGCCGGGCCTTCCGGTATCCGGACCCGGCCCCGCTGACCGTCTCGCTGGTCTCCGGTGCGCTGCGGCTGCGGGCCCGCGTGGTGCGGGCCCTGCCGCCGCGCCGCCGGCCGCACTGGACCCGGCAGAACCCGGAGATCAGGAGCTACCGGGCCGGCTTCCGGATCCCCGAGCTCGGCACCTTCCCGAGCGCGGGGGCCGGCTGCCCGGTGCGCCCCTCGGGCCCGCCGCCGGCCGAGGGATAA
- a CDS encoding protease pro-enzyme activation domain-containing protein — protein sequence MRPRPLALAAAIALLPLSVASLGISSAQAATPNAAAPRVALPDTVAPAVAHSQKQGDVPANQQLTVAVGLKLRNSADLDAFLAQVSNPKSPQYGHYLTPQQFADRYAPTQADIDHVVKYLASHGLTATVSANRQVIDAKGTATQMSAAFGTHESAYFDAHQQKKFFANDGAASLPADVASLVAGVGGLSNHTVRTPSLAKPGNAAPNAAPSGYGPGQYDGAYNLNKVGADGTGVKVALWEFDGYKSSNLTTYDSQYGLTGPAVTTVPVDGQNYDSAPGQGQGEVELDSEIVRGVAPKATQLIYEAPNNDQGEIDMAAKIVADNQASVISISWGSCEPDTTASVMTTVSNSFKQAAAQGISAYSASGDDGSRDCTRSTSGAGVKAVDYPASDPYVTGVGGTNLQLSGTNYGSESAWSTAGGGVSTQFGKPSWQTGTGISGTMRTVPDVSSNADPNSGFAIYTQGTSAPGWQVYGGTSAAAPLWSGYTALFNQKAKAAGKANLGQANPALYQVANSSAYGTAFHDVTTGANQDFSTKTGYDQVTGWGSPVADALTTALLGGSGSGTGGNTVTVTNPGNQTGTVGTAVSLQVKGTDSASGQTLSYSATGLPAGLSISSSGLISGTPTAAGSSTVTVTAKDSTGATAAASFTFTVASASSCTPGHLIGNGGFESGTSPWTASSGVITNSTGEAAHSGSYYAWLDGYGTTHTDTLSQKVTIPANCTGTFTFWLHVDTAETGSTAYDTLKLTANGTQLKTWSNVDAANGYVQQTVDLSAYAGQTVTLQFTGTEDSSNQTSFVIDDANLNVG from the coding sequence GTGCGTCCCCGCCCCCTCGCCCTCGCCGCCGCGATAGCCCTGCTGCCGCTCTCGGTCGCTTCGCTGGGCATCAGTAGCGCCCAGGCCGCCACCCCCAATGCCGCGGCCCCGCGGGTGGCACTGCCCGACACCGTCGCCCCGGCGGTGGCCCACTCGCAGAAGCAGGGCGACGTCCCCGCGAACCAGCAGCTCACCGTCGCCGTCGGCCTGAAGCTGCGCAACAGCGCGGACCTGGACGCCTTCCTGGCGCAGGTCTCCAACCCCAAGTCGCCGCAGTACGGCCACTACCTGACCCCGCAGCAGTTCGCCGACCGGTACGCCCCCACCCAGGCCGACATCGACCACGTGGTCAAGTACCTGGCGTCGCACGGCCTGACCGCCACGGTCTCGGCCAACCGCCAGGTGATCGACGCCAAGGGCACCGCGACCCAGATGTCGGCGGCCTTCGGCACCCACGAGAGCGCCTACTTCGACGCCCACCAGCAGAAGAAGTTCTTCGCCAACGACGGCGCCGCCTCGCTGCCGGCCGACGTCGCCTCGCTGGTGGCCGGCGTGGGCGGCCTGTCCAACCACACGGTGCGCACCCCGAGCCTGGCCAAGCCCGGCAACGCGGCCCCGAACGCCGCCCCGAGCGGCTACGGCCCGGGCCAGTACGACGGCGCCTACAACCTGAACAAGGTCGGCGCCGACGGCACCGGCGTCAAGGTCGCGCTCTGGGAGTTCGACGGCTACAAGTCGTCCAACCTCACCACCTACGACAGCCAGTACGGCCTGACCGGCCCCGCCGTCACCACCGTCCCGGTGGACGGCCAGAACTACGACAGCGCCCCCGGCCAGGGCCAGGGCGAGGTCGAGCTGGACTCGGAGATCGTCCGCGGTGTCGCCCCCAAGGCCACCCAGCTGATCTACGAGGCCCCCAACAACGACCAGGGCGAGATCGACATGGCCGCCAAGATCGTGGCGGACAACCAGGCCTCGGTGATCTCCATATCCTGGGGCTCCTGCGAGCCGGACACCACCGCCTCGGTGATGACCACGGTCTCCAACTCCTTCAAGCAGGCCGCCGCCCAGGGCATCTCGGCCTACTCCGCCTCCGGTGACGACGGCTCGCGCGACTGCACCCGCTCGACCAGCGGTGCGGGCGTCAAGGCGGTCGACTACCCGGCTTCGGACCCGTACGTGACCGGCGTCGGCGGCACCAACCTGCAGCTGTCCGGCACCAACTACGGCTCGGAGAGCGCCTGGAGCACCGCCGGCGGCGGCGTCTCCACCCAGTTCGGCAAGCCGTCCTGGCAGACCGGCACCGGCATCAGCGGCACCATGCGCACCGTGCCGGACGTCTCCTCCAACGCCGACCCGAACAGCGGCTTCGCCATCTACACCCAGGGCACCTCCGCCCCGGGCTGGCAGGTCTACGGCGGCACCAGCGCCGCGGCCCCGCTCTGGTCCGGATACACCGCGCTCTTCAACCAGAAGGCCAAGGCGGCCGGCAAGGCCAACCTCGGCCAGGCCAACCCGGCGCTCTACCAGGTCGCCAACTCCTCGGCGTACGGCACCGCCTTCCACGACGTCACCACCGGTGCCAACCAGGACTTCTCGACCAAGACCGGCTACGACCAGGTCACCGGCTGGGGCTCCCCGGTCGCCGACGCGCTGACCACCGCGCTGCTGGGCGGCTCGGGCTCGGGCACCGGCGGCAACACCGTGACCGTGACCAACCCGGGCAACCAGACCGGCACCGTCGGCACCGCCGTCTCGCTCCAGGTCAAGGGCACCGACTCGGCCTCGGGCCAGACCCTGAGCTACTCGGCCACCGGCCTGCCGGCCGGCCTGTCGATCAGCTCCTCGGGCCTGATCAGCGGCACCCCGACCGCCGCGGGCAGCAGCACCGTCACGGTCACCGCCAAGGACAGCACCGGCGCCACCGCGGCCGCCAGCTTCACCTTCACGGTCGCCTCGGCGTCCAGTTGCACCCCGGGCCATCTGATCGGCAACGGCGGCTTCGAGTCCGGCACCTCGCCGTGGACCGCCTCCTCCGGCGTCATCACCAACAGCACCGGTGAGGCCGCCCACAGCGGCAGCTACTACGCCTGGCTGGACGGCTACGGCACCACCCACACCGACACCCTGTCGCAGAAGGTCACCATCCCGGCCAACTGCACGGGCACCTTCACCTTCTGGCTGCACGTCGACACCGCCGAGACCGGCAGCACCGCGTACGACACCCTGAAGCTGACCGCCAACGGCACCCAGCTGAAGACCTGGTCGAACGTGGACGCCGCCAACGGCTACGTCCAGCAGACCGTCGACCTGTCCGCCTACGCCGGCCAGACCGTCACCCTGCAGTTCACCGGCACCGAGGACTCCAGCAACCAGACCAGCTTCGTCATCGACGACGCGAACCTGAACGTGGGCTGA
- a CDS encoding SAM-dependent methyltransferase, whose protein sequence is MSLVELEPIGTVVGGRTEVEDDDWGRVAAVIELDGDRYTEEALRGLDAFTHLEVVFHFHKVAPEKIETTARRPRGNPDWPEVGIFAQRGKNRPNRLGVSRCRLLKVDGLQVHVQGLDAVAGTPVLDLKPWMAEFGPLGDTAQPEWATELMRQYY, encoded by the coding sequence ATGAGCCTGGTGGAGCTGGAGCCGATCGGCACCGTGGTCGGCGGTCGCACCGAGGTGGAGGACGACGACTGGGGCCGGGTGGCCGCCGTGATCGAGCTGGACGGCGACCGGTACACCGAGGAGGCGCTGCGCGGTCTGGACGCCTTCACGCACCTGGAGGTGGTCTTCCACTTCCACAAGGTGGCGCCGGAGAAGATCGAGACCACCGCCCGCCGGCCGCGCGGCAACCCGGACTGGCCCGAGGTCGGGATCTTCGCCCAGCGCGGCAAGAACCGGCCCAACCGGCTGGGCGTCTCCCGCTGCCGCCTGCTGAAGGTGGACGGCCTGCAGGTGCACGTCCAGGGGCTGGACGCGGTGGCCGGCACCCCGGTGCTGGACCTCAAGCCCTGGATGGCCGAGTTCGGCCCGCTTGGCGACACCGCGCAGCCCGAGTGGGCGACCGAGCTGATGCGCCAGTACTACTGA
- a CDS encoding TrmH family RNA methyltransferase, with protein sequence MTSPQDPDLAVRRWRAAAERPESLLIDGFHALKHTLRFGGEVRQVLTADAAGLAVLAEKLAPDVAERILAAATAVPPAVLRELVPRPHPTGVAALAVRPDLDAVLDRLAALPRRAPVVVLDNPRNLGNIGAVVRLAAGFGATGVVTTGDVDPWHPGVVRAGAGLHFATNVARLPTDRLPAGPRFVLDPEGDDIRSVVLPDDALLVFGSERHGVCEELRAGADGLLAIPMRPQVSSFNLATSVGMGLFHWMSHTRSS encoded by the coding sequence ATGACCAGTCCTCAGGACCCCGACCTCGCCGTGCGCCGCTGGCGGGCGGCGGCCGAGCGCCCGGAGAGCCTGCTGATCGACGGCTTCCACGCGCTGAAGCACACCCTGCGGTTCGGCGGCGAGGTCCGCCAGGTGCTCACCGCCGACGCGGCCGGGCTGGCCGTGCTCGCCGAGAAGCTGGCGCCGGACGTGGCCGAGCGGATCCTGGCGGCCGCCACCGCGGTGCCGCCCGCCGTGCTGCGCGAGCTGGTGCCCCGGCCGCACCCGACCGGGGTGGCCGCGCTCGCCGTCCGGCCCGACCTGGACGCCGTGCTGGACCGGCTGGCCGCGCTGCCGCGCCGCGCCCCGGTGGTGGTGCTCGACAACCCGCGCAACCTCGGCAACATCGGCGCCGTGGTCCGGCTGGCGGCCGGCTTCGGCGCCACCGGGGTGGTCACCACCGGTGACGTGGACCCCTGGCACCCGGGCGTGGTCAGGGCCGGCGCCGGACTGCACTTCGCCACCAACGTGGCCCGGCTGCCCACCGACCGGCTGCCCGCCGGCCCGCGCTTCGTGCTCGACCCCGAGGGCGACGACATCCGCTCGGTGGTGCTGCCCGACGACGCGCTGCTGGTGTTCGGCTCGGAGCGGCACGGCGTCTGTGAGGAGCTGCGGGCCGGGGCCGACGGCCTGCTGGCGATTCCGATGCGCCCCCAGGTCTCCAGTTTCAACCTGGCCACCTCGGTCGGCATGGGGCTGTTCCACTGGATGTCCCACACCCGGTCGTCCTGA
- a CDS encoding FUSC family protein, with the protein MPWLDALRHTSRAALEVERQFNEPKRAARGAFAVALVLFPVLAIGGPRPATSAATGAFIAGIATFQRSFRPRPSLALAAGIGLGVSTFLGYLAVGVTGLFLLVLAVWSFAAGLAWSMGPTAGVLAANTVTVMLVVVQLPVSVGTAVGHALLCALGGAVQALVIIVLPLRSWGTHRDALADAFAELAHFARRLRHDPRAALDPEPLMEARHAEALTPWQERRRPPELPGLRAIAERIRPALVAIAEVEFGRVIEPLEPLEPTDEPEDPELAEVEARLSAAAEAENEAEYDRSREVLAGAAQMLDALARAVRTGDPVAYPRSAPATLAPSGRQALRGPALRAARLLTTLLGRAAEELERSRETPLTGPVAGHDGVLRRPGLARMVPVAIRTGWRQIQLGTPVLHHAMRLSGVVTVSYLLAKLTGLHHSYWAAMTAAMVIRPDFRQTYSRGVARVLGTLTGVVVATAVVELAHPDDWVSCALAVLFMSFAYLLLPTGYAVITTCISGYAVFLLSLVSGSALANGWQRVVMTLLGGAVALVAYALFPTWETVRLPERTAEWIAALGRYAAAVLAGYGDPAGRDPRIVRAALLATREARAEFLQARERAAAEPVALADRHPQLTRKQLGRAREALSYLSRVGLLMEAHLPGAAAEPVPGAGEFGALLTEATAAAGAAVLTGGSVDFTPLRAAYQEWEDAEMPATDLELEYSHRGTSEQHDVVRSGCRLLLAALGELERALRPRS; encoded by the coding sequence ATGCCCTGGCTCGATGCGCTTCGTCACACCAGCCGGGCCGCGCTGGAGGTCGAGCGGCAGTTCAACGAGCCCAAGCGGGCGGCTCGCGGGGCGTTCGCGGTGGCGCTGGTGCTCTTCCCGGTGCTGGCGATCGGCGGGCCGCGGCCGGCCACCTCGGCCGCGACGGGCGCCTTCATCGCCGGGATCGCCACCTTCCAGCGCAGCTTCCGGCCGCGGCCCTCACTGGCCCTGGCCGCCGGGATCGGACTGGGCGTCAGCACCTTCCTGGGCTACCTGGCGGTAGGGGTGACCGGGTTGTTCCTGCTGGTGCTGGCCGTCTGGTCGTTCGCCGCCGGGCTGGCCTGGTCGATGGGCCCGACCGCCGGGGTGCTGGCCGCGAACACCGTCACGGTGATGCTGGTGGTGGTCCAGCTGCCGGTCAGCGTGGGGACCGCGGTCGGCCACGCCCTGCTCTGCGCGCTCGGCGGCGCGGTGCAAGCCCTGGTGATCATCGTGCTGCCGCTGCGCAGCTGGGGCACCCACCGGGACGCGCTGGCCGACGCCTTCGCCGAGCTGGCCCACTTCGCCCGTCGGCTGCGGCACGACCCGCGGGCCGCCCTCGATCCGGAGCCGCTGATGGAGGCCCGGCACGCCGAGGCCCTGACGCCCTGGCAGGAGCGCCGCCGGCCACCGGAGCTGCCCGGGCTGCGCGCCATCGCGGAGCGGATCCGGCCTGCCCTGGTGGCGATCGCCGAGGTGGAGTTCGGCCGGGTCATCGAGCCGCTGGAGCCTCTGGAGCCGACCGACGAGCCGGAGGACCCGGAACTGGCCGAGGTGGAGGCCCGGCTGTCGGCCGCGGCCGAGGCGGAGAACGAGGCCGAGTACGACCGCTCCCGCGAGGTGCTGGCCGGCGCCGCGCAGATGCTGGACGCGCTGGCCAGGGCGGTCCGCACCGGCGACCCGGTCGCCTATCCCCGATCGGCCCCCGCGACGCTGGCGCCGTCCGGTCGGCAGGCGCTGCGCGGCCCCGCACTGCGTGCCGCCCGGCTGCTGACCACCCTGCTCGGCCGGGCCGCCGAGGAGCTGGAGCGCAGCCGGGAGACCCCGCTGACCGGACCGGTGGCCGGCCATGACGGGGTGCTGCGGCGGCCGGGGCTGGCCCGGATGGTGCCGGTGGCGATCCGTACCGGCTGGCGGCAGATCCAGCTCGGCACCCCGGTGCTGCACCACGCGATGCGGCTCTCCGGGGTGGTCACCGTCTCCTACCTGCTGGCCAAGCTGACCGGGCTGCACCACAGCTACTGGGCGGCGATGACCGCCGCCATGGTGATCCGTCCGGACTTCCGGCAGACCTACAGCCGCGGCGTGGCCCGGGTGCTGGGTACCCTCACCGGCGTGGTGGTGGCCACCGCGGTGGTGGAGCTGGCCCACCCCGACGACTGGGTCTCCTGCGCCCTGGCGGTGCTCTTCATGAGCTTCGCCTACCTCCTGCTGCCCACCGGCTATGCGGTGATCACCACCTGCATCTCCGGCTACGCGGTCTTCCTGCTCAGCCTGGTGTCGGGCAGTGCGCTGGCGAACGGCTGGCAGCGGGTGGTGATGACGCTGCTCGGCGGTGCGGTGGCGCTGGTCGCCTATGCGCTCTTCCCGACCTGGGAGACGGTGCGGCTGCCGGAGCGCACCGCCGAGTGGATCGCGGCGCTGGGCCGGTACGCCGCGGCGGTGCTGGCCGGCTACGGCGATCCGGCCGGCCGGGACCCGCGCATCGTACGGGCCGCGCTGCTGGCCACCCGGGAGGCCCGGGCGGAGTTCCTGCAGGCCCGGGAGCGGGCCGCCGCCGAGCCGGTGGCGCTGGCCGACCGGCATCCCCAGCTGACCCGCAAGCAGCTGGGCCGGGCCCGCGAGGCGCTCTCCTACCTCTCCCGGGTGGGGCTGCTGATGGAGGCCCACCTGCCGGGAGCGGCGGCCGAACCGGTGCCGGGGGCGGGCGAGTTCGGCGCGCTGCTGACCGAGGCCACGGCCGCCGCCGGGGCCGCCGTGCTGACCGGCGGTTCGGTGGACTTCACGCCGCTGCGGGCCGCCTACCAGGAGTGGGAGGACGCCGAGATGCCGGCCACCGACCTGGAGTTGGAGTACAGCCACCGCGGCACCAGCGAGCAGCATGACGTGGTCCGCTCGGGCTGCCGGCTGCTGCTGGCGGCCCTCGGCGAGTTGGAGCGGGCGCTGCGGCCGCGCAGCTGA
- a CDS encoding HTTM domain-containing protein produces MSSQETGRQDTGRAEGERQELLSGIPRQPGPIEPTGATAPPPLSAAARPGVAEQLGTAAAAAFAAFTGRPMARYQAAVVRIGFALVVLLQLLREWPRRRELYGDRSPWSLDLARQLGQQTHAFSVLEWQDGRWWFEGCYALTLLAAVLLLLGWRTRFSSVAFLVGVLSVQNRSVLLGDGGDNLVHLMAIYLAFSRCAEVWSLDARRRARGVGPGVSGPVLWMLAAGLLGRAQLAGRISWSAAGGWAGPGWAALFWTLWAVAGIWWAVNRWRPAGEARAVLDALGSMVHHCAMFMIGAQVVLVYATAGLYKVQGSRWQDGTALYYPLHLDYFTPWPGLSALLGSSVLLVFLLSYGTVLLQVAFPFTLVNRRLKNVLLAVMVVEHLGIAVLLGLPLFSLAMIAADAVFLPTGLLLWLGRKAGEWWPGSRPRPA; encoded by the coding sequence ATGAGCAGTCAGGAGACCGGTCGCCAGGACACCGGCCGTGCCGAGGGCGAGCGCCAGGAGCTGCTGTCCGGCATCCCGCGCCAGCCCGGTCCCATCGAGCCCACCGGCGCCACCGCGCCGCCGCCGCTGTCCGCGGCGGCCCGGCCCGGGGTGGCCGAGCAGCTCGGCACGGCCGCGGCGGCCGCCTTCGCCGCCTTCACCGGCCGCCCGATGGCCCGCTACCAGGCGGCCGTGGTGCGGATCGGCTTCGCCCTGGTGGTCCTGCTCCAGCTGCTGCGCGAGTGGCCCAGGCGCCGCGAGCTGTACGGCGACCGGTCGCCCTGGAGCCTGGATCTGGCCCGTCAGCTGGGGCAGCAGACCCATGCCTTCTCGGTGCTTGAGTGGCAGGACGGCCGCTGGTGGTTCGAGGGCTGCTACGCGCTGACCCTGCTGGCCGCGGTGCTGCTGCTGCTCGGCTGGCGCACCAGGTTCAGCTCGGTCGCCTTCCTGGTCGGGGTGCTGTCGGTGCAGAACCGCAGCGTGCTGCTCGGCGACGGCGGCGACAACCTGGTCCATCTGATGGCGATCTACCTGGCCTTCAGCCGGTGCGCCGAGGTCTGGTCGCTGGACGCCCGCCGCCGGGCCCGGGGCGTGGGCCCGGGGGTGTCCGGGCCGGTGCTGTGGATGCTGGCTGCGGGGCTGCTGGGCCGGGCGCAGCTGGCCGGCCGGATCTCCTGGTCGGCGGCGGGCGGCTGGGCCGGCCCCGGGTGGGCCGCGCTGTTCTGGACGCTCTGGGCGGTGGCGGGGATCTGGTGGGCCGTCAACCGGTGGCGGCCGGCCGGCGAGGCCCGGGCCGTGCTGGACGCGCTCGGCAGCATGGTGCACCACTGCGCGATGTTCATGATCGGCGCCCAGGTGGTGCTGGTCTACGCGACGGCCGGCCTCTACAAGGTGCAGGGCTCGCGCTGGCAGGACGGCACGGCGCTCTACTACCCGCTGCACCTGGACTACTTCACGCCCTGGCCCGGGCTGTCGGCACTGCTCGGCTCCAGCGTGCTGCTGGTCTTCCTGCTCTCCTACGGCACCGTGCTGCTGCAGGTGGCGTTCCCGTTCACGCTGGTGAACCGCAGGCTGAAGAACGTGCTGCTGGCCGTGATGGTCGTGGAGCACCTGGGGATCGCCGTGCTGCTCGGCCTGCCGCTCTTCTCGCTGGCGATGATCGCGGCGGACGCGGTCTTCCTGCCCACCGGGCTGCTGCTCTGGTTGGGCCGAAAGGCGGGTGAGTGGTGGCCGGGCAGCCGGCCGCGTCCCGCCTAG